In one Leptidea sinapis chromosome 25, ilLepSina1.1, whole genome shotgun sequence genomic region, the following are encoded:
- the LOC126972188 gene encoding uncharacterized protein LOC126972188 isoform X2 — MESGVHATVPLRVGKKMRKRRELDALVGAGSRGGRLLSASSDEGEPWGRRSRRRKSRPFIRIAVALSLCVCVVSAATVMWLFVDVRRQIVSLRIEMDRVTTSSDSVGDALQVCHTAAKELRANTSELSMRLARLELDQQELSKKLEQATAELASVSDQLSAAPKLADTPRRIAELQRTVADFGSQIKGFDSSLESAHKQALTAATGLEELRNSLAHLEEKTNDTIANITESSRRTDQIQTQLTAISDKLAGRVDELQTKIADMTKTTVTAASTALPVITASSTTSSTSTTTTQGPVKPSVLAMKEPVAS, encoded by the exons ATGGAGAGCGGAGTGCACGCGACTGTGCCGCTCCGGGTTGGGAAGAAGATGAGGAAACGGAGGGAGTTGGACGCTCTGGTGGGAGCTGGCTCGCGGGGAGGCCGGCTTTTGTCTGCGTCGAGCGACGAGGGCGAGCCCTGGGGGAGACGCTCTCGTCGGCGGAAGAGCAGGCCCTTCATCAGGATCGCGGTGGCTTTGTCCCTGTGTGTGTGCGTCGTGTCGGCCGCGACTGTCATGTGGTTGTTTGTGGACGTGAGGCGCCAGATTGTCTCGCTGCGTATCGAGATGGATCGag TAACAACAAGTAGTGATAGCGTGGGTGATGCGCTGCAAGTGTGTCACACGGCAGCCAAGGAGCTGCGGGCGAATACCAGCGAGCTGAGCATGAGACTGGCCAGGCTTGAGCTGGACCAGCAGGAGTTGTCTAAGAAACTGGAGCAGGCGACTGCTGAGCTGGCCTCTGTGTCGGACCAGCTCTCCGCTGCGCCGAAACTAGCTGACACGCCGCGTCGTATCGCCGAGCTACAGAGGACTGTCGCAGACTTTGGATCACAG ATAAAAGGCTTTGACAGCTCGCTAGAGTCTGCGCATAAGCAGGCGTTGACAGCGGCCACCGGTCTTGAAGAGTTGCGGAACAGTCTCGCCCACCTGGAGGAGAAGACGAACGACACCATAGCGAACATCACGGAGAGTTCTAGAAGAACGGATCAGATTCAGACACAGCTGACAGCTATCAGTGACAAACTCGCGGGCCGAGTCGATGAGCTGCAGACGAAAATAGCCGATATGACG AAAACGACTGTTACGGCTGCGTCCACCGCTCTTCCCGTCATTACCGCTTCATCCACCACCAGTTCCACGAGCACAACGACAACACAAG GTCCAGTGAAGCCCAGTGTTCTGGCGATGAAGGAGCCAGTGGCCAGCTAG